A genomic stretch from Flavobacterium nitratireducens includes:
- a CDS encoding cytochrome C oxidase subunit IV family protein: protein MAHAHESNAGRIWKVFAILSVVTIIEVILGIYKPDALHRGYLLGMSLLNWIFYALTIFKAYYIVWAFMHIEGEKSSLKWSIVLPIVFLVLYLLFILLTEGDYIYGVFKDSTIKWNF, encoded by the coding sequence ATGGCACATGCACATGAATCAAATGCAGGTAGAATCTGGAAAGTATTTGCAATTTTATCAGTAGTTACAATTATAGAGGTAATATTAGGGATTTACAAACCAGATGCTTTACACCGAGGGTATTTACTTGGTATGAGTTTGTTAAATTGGATATTTTATGCACTTACAATTTTTAAGGCATATTATATTGTTTGGGCATTTATGCACATAGAAGGTGAAAAATCTAGTCTTAAATGGTCTATCGTTTTACCTATTGTTTTTCTTGTCTTATACTTACTTTTCATTCTGTTGACTGAAGGGGATTATATTTATGGGGTTTTTAAAGATTCAACTATTAAATGGAATTTTTAA
- a CDS encoding SCO family protein: MIKNKSFIGIAFIILIFGIYAVPKIVSRIQNSDVVKGDRLDKVSSSSSAEDALVKIGPAPKFELTNQNGEKITNDTYKGKVYVLEFFFTTCPSICPKMNQSMLIIEKKFFGNPNFGIVSITIDPVHDTPAVLKSHAVLLGVKSSNWNFLTGDRQTIFDLANKGYNLYAGENSKVNGGFEHSGMFALIDKNGNIRCRKDEFGNPILYYDGLEKAGVRDIQQDISILLAE, translated from the coding sequence ATGATTAAAAATAAATCCTTTATTGGAATTGCCTTTATTATCCTGATTTTTGGAATTTATGCCGTTCCAAAAATTGTTTCCAGAATTCAAAATAGCGATGTTGTAAAAGGCGATCGTTTGGATAAAGTTTCTTCATCTTCTAGTGCTGAAGATGCTTTAGTTAAAATAGGACCAGCTCCTAAATTTGAACTAACGAATCAAAATGGAGAAAAAATTACAAACGACACTTACAAAGGCAAAGTATATGTTTTAGAATTTTTCTTTACGACTTGTCCGTCTATTTGTCCAAAAATGAATCAAAGTATGTTGATTATTGAAAAGAAATTTTTTGGTAATCCTAATTTTGGAATTGTTTCAATAACCATTGACCCTGTACATGATACTCCCGCAGTCTTAAAATCCCATGCAGTGTTGTTAGGTGTTAAATCATCTAATTGGAATTTTTTAACAGGTGACAGGCAAACTATTTTTGATTTGGCTAATAAAGGTTATAATTTATATGCTGGAGAAAATAGTAAAGTAAACGGTGGATTTGAGCATTCTGGAATGTTTGCTCTAATTGATAAAAACGGAAACATTCGTTGTAGAAAAGATGAGTTTGGTAATCCTATTTTATATTACGATGGGTTAGAAAAAGCGGGCGTTAGAGATATACAACAAGATATAAGTATTTTATTAGCAGAATAG
- a CDS encoding DUF420 domain-containing protein — MEKQNLETKYNKWIVVLSVAIPLVVALLFGVNLRKLGYDVEPLSFLPPIYATINGITAVLLVLAVVAIKKGKVTLHENLMKTAIACSVAFLGMYVAYHMTSDSTKFGGEGAIKYVYYFILITHIILSVIIIPLVLITYVRALAQVFDKHKKIAKITFPIWLYVAVTGVIVYLMIAPYYV, encoded by the coding sequence ATGGAAAAACAAAATTTAGAAACAAAATATAATAAGTGGATTGTAGTTTTATCTGTTGCTATTCCTTTGGTAGTAGCATTACTTTTTGGAGTTAATTTACGTAAACTAGGTTATGATGTTGAGCCTCTTTCTTTTTTACCTCCTATCTACGCAACTATTAATGGTATCACAGCTGTTTTGTTAGTGTTGGCAGTAGTAGCGATTAAAAAGGGAAAAGTAACACTTCACGAAAATCTTATGAAAACGGCTATTGCTTGTTCGGTAGCTTTTTTAGGGATGTATGTGGCATATCATATGACTTCAGATTCTACTAAATTTGGTGGTGAAGGTGCCATTAAGTATGTCTATTATTTTATTCTTATTACACACATCATTCTTTCGGTAATAATTATTCCTTTAGTATTGATTACCTATGTTAGAGCTTTGGCACAAGTATTTGATAAGCACAAAAAAATAGCAAAAATTACATTTCCAATTTGGTTATATGTGGCTGTAACAGGTGTGATTGTTTATTTAATGATTGCTCCTTATTATGTGTAA